One genomic segment of Helianthus annuus cultivar XRQ/B chromosome 14, HanXRQr2.0-SUNRISE, whole genome shotgun sequence includes these proteins:
- the LOC110904101 gene encoding LOW QUALITY PROTEIN: (S)-8-oxocitronellyl enol synthase CYC2 (The sequence of the model RefSeq protein was modified relative to this genomic sequence to represent the inferred CDS: inserted 2 bases in 1 codon), producing MEQAKPRQAVALIVGVTAMMGDAIVKALKQPTALGGPWTVYGVSRRSLPTWFPSSLLDKHIMLDTLNQHIXHEILAPLSSQITHVFWLAIQFQETEQVCISLNTTMLSNVLNALTSSPNSKLSHVTLQTGSKHYVGPLFDPILSTQLSPHDSPFIEDYPRLPLPNFYYNVEDILASYSKSFTYSIHRPSIFLGVSTRSYFNIPLTLAVYALVCKHQNYPFRYVGNRYSWEHFWDVSDARVLAEQQIWASVTDKAKNEAFNCTNGDVFTWKMIWRVLCDVFGVEFVPFDEKVKFDVVEFMKDKGEVWDRIVEENGLYKTKMEEITCFGALDTVLKLEIQHVCSMNKSREFGFHGYANTLKSIPEWVQRFRQMKILP from the exons ATGGAGCAAGCAAAGCCCAGACAAGCAGTGGCTCTTATAGTGGGTGTCACCGCCATGATGGGTGATGCCATCGTCAAGGCCTTAAAGCAGCCAACAGCATTAGGCGGTCCGTGGACTGTCTACGGTGTATCACGACGATCATTACCCACCTGGTTCCCATCCTCCCTCCTCGACAAGCACATCATGTTAGACACCCTAAACCAACACAT ACATGAAATCCTGGCTCCACTTTCATCCCAAATCACCCATGTCTTTTGGCTAGCCATACAATTCCAAGAAACTGAACAAGTCTGCATTTCCCTTAACACCACTATGCTTTCTAATGTCCTTAATGCATTAACTTCTTCTCCTAACTCAAAACTCAGTCATGTAACGTTGCAAACAGGCTCAAAACACTACGTAGGTCCTCTTTTTGATCCAATTCTTTCAACTCAACTTAGCCCTCATGACTCACCCTTCATAGAGGATTATCCTAGACTACCTTTACCAAATTTCTACTATAATGTGGAAGACATTTTAGCTTCCTACTCAAAATCTTTCACTTATTCCATACATCGTCCTTCTATATTCCTTGGTGTATCAACAAGAAGTTACTTTAATATACCACTCACACTCGCCGTCTATGCGTTAGTTTGCAAACACCAAAACTATCCCTTTAG GTATGTTGGTAACAGGTACAGTTGGGAACACTTTTGGGATGTGTCCGATGCTAGAGTACTAGCCGAACAACAAATATGGGCATCTGTGACCGACAAAGCTAAGAATGAAGCATTTAATTGCACGAATGGTGATGTGTTTACATGGAAAATGATATGGAGGGTGCTTTGTGATGTGTTTGGTGTTGAGTTTGTGCcgtttgatgaaaaagtaaaatTTGATGTTGTGGAGTTCATGAAGGATAAAGGGGAAGTTTGGGATAGAATTGTTGAAGAAAATGGTTTGTACAAGACAAAAATGGAGGAGATAACTTGTTTTGGTGCACTAGATACGGTATTAAAACTTGAGATTCAACACGTTTGTAGCATGAATAAAAGTCGAGAATTTGGGTTTCATGGGTATGCAAATACACTCAAGAGTATACCAGAATGGGTTCAAAGGTTTAGACAAATGAAGATACTTCCATAA